A window of Camelina sativa cultivar DH55 unplaced genomic scaffold, Cs unpScaffold02152, whole genome shotgun sequence genomic DNA:
TCGAGCTGGGGGAGTTGATGTACTTGTTAAGCTGCTTGCAAGCGGGCAGTCAAGCACACTATCTAATGTCTGCTTCCTTCTTGCGTGTATGATGATGGAGGACGCCTCCGTTTGTTCCAGTGTATTGACTGCGGACATTACAAAACAGCTTCTCAAGTTATTAGGATCAGGTAATGAAGCCCCAGTGAGGGCGGAGGCTGCTGCTGCTCTCAAGTCGCTTTCTGCTCAATCTAAGGAAGCAAAGCGAGAAATCGCTAATTCTAATGGTATTCCTGTTCTAATTAATGCAACAATAGCTCCATCGAAAGAATTCATGCAAGGTGAATATGCCcaagcactacaagaaaatgcaATGTGTGCCCTTGCTAATATTTCCGGTGGTTTGTCATATGTCATATCAAGCCTTGGTCAGAGCCTTGAATCTTGCTCTTCACCTGCTCAGACTGCTGACACCCTTGGGGCGTTAGCTTCAGCATTAATGATATATGACGGCAAGGCAGAAACTACTAGAGCATCTGATCCATTGGTCGTTGAGCAGACTCTGCTAAAGCAGTTCAAGCCTCGTCTACCATTCCTGGTGCAAGAACGTACAATTGAAGCACTTGCAAGTTTGTATGGGAATTCCATACTCTCTATCAAACTTTCCAACTCGGATGCAAAACGTTTGCTTGTTGGTCTAATAACAATGGCGGTGAATGAGGTTCAAGATGAGCTTGTAAAGGCTCTTCTGATGCTGTGTAACCAGGAAGGTAGCCTGTGGCCTGCCTTACAGGGTCGTGAAGGGATCCAAATGCTGATATCTCTTCTGGGTCTTTCGTCCGAACAGCAGCAAGAATGTGCTGTTGCACTTCTTTGCCTTCTGTCTAACGAAAATGATGAAAGCAAGTGGGCCATCACTGCTGCTGGAGGTATACCTCCACTTGTTCAAATTCTAGAGACTGGGTCGGCCAAAGCCAGGGAAGACTCTGCaaccatc
This region includes:
- the LOC109131683 gene encoding U-box domain-containing protein 4-like, with the translated sequence AGGVDVLVKLLASGQSSTLSNVCFLLACMMMEDASVCSSVLTADITKQLLKLLGSGNEAPVRAEAAAALKSLSAQSKEAKREIANSNGIPVLINATIAPSKEFMQGEYAQALQENAMCALANISGGLSYVISSLGQSLESCSSPAQTADTLGALASALMIYDGKAETTRASDPLVVEQTLLKQFKPRLPFLVQERTIEALASLYGNSILSIKLSNSDAKRLLVGLITMAVNEVQDELVKALLMLCNQEGSLWPALQGREGIQMLISLLGLSSEQQQECAVALLCLLSNENDESKWAITAAGGIPPLVQILETGSAKAREDSATILRNLCNHSEDIRACVESADAVPALLWLLKNGSANGKEIAAKTLNHLIHKSDTATISQLTALLTSDLPESKIYVLDALKSMLSVVPFNDMLRDGSASNDAIETMIKLMSSAKEETQANSASALAAIFQIRKDLRESALALKTLLSAIKLLNVDSEKILVESCRCLAAILLSIKENRDVAISAREALPTLVSLANSSVLEVAEQGMCALANLILDSEVSEKVIVEDIILSATRILREGTVSGKTLAAAAIARLLSRRRIDTALTDSVNRAGTVLALVS